The following proteins are co-located in the Argopecten irradians isolate NY chromosome 9, Ai_NY, whole genome shotgun sequence genome:
- the LOC138330952 gene encoding P2X purinoceptor 7-like, translating to MSDSEVLESELSVDPAESDNSTNGSYSDVRRGAPARGRGRPRSRGGTRSRRGRGRARGSTRGRGRGTRRTVRSTTTTPDPEDVLQQRKEFAKDKVENMSEREAKDFLLEVVERHPTFVLDVMETTDVQPQGHHPPPAAGGQNLPWCSCGKCRDMPTPEERVCCGRNPNTCLSLVPDFNILVLDEAVLALGRLYRQDALVFPEDENYNKANRHQAYRQYTLWVHGRLRVGERKVVPSCCTWKIRDKYPDPYGQYVGYSAGRLN from the exons atgtcgGACTCAGAAGTGCTGGAAAGCGAG TTATCAGTGGACCCTGCAGAGAGTGATAATAGCACAAATGGTAGCTATAGTGATGTAAGAAGAGGAGCTCCTGCAAGAGGTAGAGGGAGACCAAGGTCTAGAGGAGGTACCAGATCAAGAAGGGGACGTGGAAGAGCTCGAGGGTCAACCCGTGGCAGGGGAAGGGGTACACGACGCACTGTGCGATCTACCACCACAACACCTGACCCAGAGGATGTGTTACAACAGAGGAAAGAGTTTGCCAAG gatAAAGTAGAAAACATGTCCGAAAGAGAAGCAAAGGACTTTCTGTTGGAAGTAGTAGAACGGCATCCAACTTTTGTGTTGGATGTCATGGAAACAACAGATGTCCAACCACAAGGACACCATCCACCACCTGCAGCTGGAGGCCAGAATTTGCCATGGTGTTCCTGTGGCAAGTGCCGGGATATGCCAACCCCTGAAGAGAGGGTATGCTGTGGCAGGAATCCTAATACGTGCCTTTCATTAGTACCG GACTTCAATATTCTTGTACTTGATGAGGCAGTACTTGCTCTGGGAAGACTATATCGACAGGATGCATTGGTCTTTCCAGAGGATGAGAATTATAACAAAGCAAATCGCCACCAGGCTTACCGACAGTATACACTTTGGGTCCATGGACGCCTGAGAGTCGGGGAAAGGAAGGTGGTGCCAAGTTGCTGCACATGGAAAATCAGGGATAAGTACCCTGATCCGTATGGACAGTATGTTGGATATTCAGCTGGTAGATTAAACTAA
- the LOC138332140 gene encoding ATP-dependent DNA helicase RecQ-like: MAASFEQQVVCDRFKIPQLRSSQIRAIESINAGKDVFVGTRTGSGKSLAYESFPLLNEGKMVLVVAPLVSIMHDQCRRLNELGFKATYIGKNTDDNDNILAGHYDFIFSNAEHVVEDTIWRTMLGQDPYQSKLGLIVVDEAHTVMKWGKSTAEKEGTFRSSFARVGELRSVCDNRVPILALTATAGPTDRRKIMRSLCFKVHSDVVLDSPDRSNIKITTVCIPNNDNLSEVFKFLINDFNSQKGELPRHVIFCESIANVSKVYLTFLKHSGQHRDHFQMYHSKTNEKIKEEIRKDMAENGKIRILICTNSAGMGVNFYGVNDIIHYGLPREMDTFVQQMGRAGREGSYSKELVLYKMHKGHLSKVESDLVKLIKDDTTCRHKTLCDSYASEHVSISPKHKCCDVCEKHCDCKEESCPDIHAAYVRHDAEEFEDTNELEREVTNEDRRLLKHKLSVLKFTLESNLSNIVMRSEILHGITDQVIDSIVLNCPRIFSTSDILKMYPVWSYEIAVQIMQVINTVTGDTEMYDMLSDSDVVPNDDSE, encoded by the exons ATGGCGGCGTCCTTTGAACAACAGGTTGTATGTGACAGATTTAAAATACCACAGCTTAGATCTTCACAGATACGAGCAATAGAGTCCATTAATGCAGGGAAAGATGTTTTTGTTGGTACGAGAACAGGAAGTGGAAAATCATTAGCTTATGAAAGCTTTCCATTGCTTAACGAAGGGAAAATGGTTCTGGTTGTTGCGCCACTTGTTAGCATCATGCACGACCAATGTCGACGTTTAAACGAACTAGGATTTAAGGCCACATATATAGGCAAGAACACCGACGACAACGACAACATCTTAGCCGGACACTACGATTTTATATTCAGCAACGCAGAGCACGTAGTGGAGGATACAATTTGGCGAACGATGCTCGGACAGGACCCCTATCAGAGCAAACTTGGTTTGATAGTTGTGGACGAAGCGCATACCGTAATGAAATG gGGCAAAAGTACAGCTGAGAAGGAAGGAACTTTTCGCAGTAGTTTTGCAAGGGTTGGAGAATTAAGATCTGTGTGCGACAACAGGGTACCAATTCTTGCTCTGACAGCAACTGCAGGACCAACGGacagaagaaaaataatgaGAAGTCTGTGCTTCAAAGTACACTCGGATGTTGTTTTGGATTCACCAGATAGATCAAACATAAAGATCACCACAGTCTGCATCCCCAACAATGACAACCTGTCAGAGGTGTTTAAATTTTTGATCAATGACTTCAACAGCCAAAAAGGAGAATTACCCAGACATGTCATCTTTTGTGAAAGCATTGCAAATGTTTCCAAAGTGTACTTAACTTTCCTCAAACATTCTGGACAACATCGTGatcattttcaaatgtatcatAGCAAAACAAATGAGAAAATTAAGGAAGAAATCAGAAAGGACATGGCAGAAAATGGTAAAATTCGAATACTTATATGTACCAATTCTGCTGGTATGGGTGTTAATTTCTATGGTGTAAATGACATTATTCATTATGGGTTGCCTAGAGAAATGGACACTTTTGTGCAGCAAATGGGTCGAGCTGGCCGTGAGGGAAGTTACAGTAAAGAACTGGTATTGTATAAGATGCATAAAGGACACCTGAGTAAAGTGGAGAGTGATTTGGTAAAACTTATCAAAGATGACACAACATGCAGACATAAAACCCTTTGTGACTCTTATGCATCTGAACATGTATCCATTTCACCAAAACATAAATGCTGTGATGTCTGCGAAAAGCATTGTGATTGCAAAGAGGAGTCTTGTCCTGACATACATGCAGCATATGTACGCCATGATGCCGAGGAATTCGAAGATACCAATGAATTAGAGCGTGAAGTCACTAATGAAGACAGACGTTTGTTAAAACACAAACTGTCAGTGTTGAAGTTCACACTTGAATCCAATCTAAGTAATATTGTGATGAGATCAGAAATTCTACATGGTATTACAGACCAAGTTATTGACAGTATTGTCTTAAACTGTCCAAGAATTTTTTCAACAtctgatattttgaaaatgtaccCAGTATGGTCTTATGAAATAGCTGTACAGATAATGCAAGTAATAAATACTGTTACTGGTGACACAGAAATGTATGACATGCTCTCGGACAGTGATGTAGTTCCAAATGATGACTCGGAATAA